In Melanotaenia boesemani isolate fMelBoe1 chromosome 18, fMelBoe1.pri, whole genome shotgun sequence, the following proteins share a genomic window:
- the cd226 gene encoding CD226 antigen isoform X3, with protein MEAVQKDYWYFVVLVFLSFLKVAVQQQEVVTVRLEEGMVLDCLCPWTGNLSMVSWTKVPDKHPVAVFHPEFGIAFSHHYRERVEFLRTTPLDGSISIRNVTHQDIGLYSCSVQTFPQGPWSRNIQVEDLDEPPEEDNGTETPPPEVTVADTELKIEQSHNLTIKCDHKHNGTVYQVILERMLHGNPWGIIGVCKKVEGGLVSEDYSDRGRVDCTDNLDVSLLLTDVAEEDSGFYRCTFNTDVGVQTTTVHLSVAAPGGFSLSLYMMYIYIGAGAAGLALLIAIIIVAMRHRKKNRREEYRVKLHPSQRKKWRQWQRQ; from the exons ATGGAAGCTGTACAAAAAGACTACTGGTACTTCGTGGtacttgtttttctctcttttcttaaaG TTGCTGTCCAGCAGCAAGAGGTTGTTACGGTTCGGCTGGAGGAGGGGATGGTTCTGGACTGCTTGTGCCCCTGGACTGGCAACCTCAGCATGGTGTCCTGGACCAAAGTCCCAGACAAGCATCCGGTGGCTGTGTTCCATCCAGAGTTTGGAATTGCTTTTTCTCACCATTACAGAGAGAGAGTAGAGTTTTTGAGGACCACACCGTTGGATGGAAGTATTTCCATTAGAAACGTCACTCATCAGGATATTGGGCTCTACAGTTGTTCTGTTCAGACCTTCCCTCAGGGCCCCTGGAGCAGGAACATTCAGGTGGAGGATTTAG ATGAGCCACCAGAAGAAGACAACGGTACAGAGACCCCTCCCCCAGAGGTGACTGTGGCAGACACAGAGCTGAAAATAGAGCAAAGCCACAACCTGACCATCAAATGTGACCACAAACACAACGGCACCGTCTACCAGGTCATTTTGGAGAGGATGCTTCATGGCAATCCCTGGGGCATTATTGGAGTGTGTAAGAAGGTGGAGGGTGGCCTGGTGTCCGAGGACTACAGCGACAGGGGCAGAGTCGACTGCACCGACAACCTGGATGTCAGTCTGCTCTTGACTGATGTTGCAGAGGAGGACAGTGGTTTCTATCGCTGCACCTTTAACACGGATGTGGGGGTGCAGACCACCACTGTGCATCTCAGTGTTGCTGCTCCAG GTGGATTCAGCCTGTCATTATACATGATGTACATTTACATCGGGGCTGGAGCTGCTGGCCTTGCTCTGCTTATTGCCATCATCATAGTAGCAATGAGGCACAG AAAGAAGAACAGGAGAGAGGAGTACCGAGTCAAACTGCACCCTTCCCAGAGAAAG AAATGGAGGCAGTGGCAGAGGCAGTAG
- the cd226 gene encoding CD226 antigen isoform X1, with the protein MEAVQKDYWYFVVLVFLSFLKVAVQQQEVVTVRLEEGMVLDCLCPWTGNLSMVSWTKVPDKHPVAVFHPEFGIAFSHHYRERVEFLRTTPLDGSISIRNVTHQDIGLYSCSVQTFPQGPWSRNIQVEDLDEPPEEDNGTETPPPEVTVADTELKIEQSHNLTIKCDHKHNGTVYQVILERMLHGNPWGIIGVCKKVEGGLVSEDYSDRGRVDCTDNLDVSLLLTDVAEEDSGFYRCTFNTDVGVQTTTVHLSVAAPGGFSLSLYMMYIYIGAGAAGLALLIAIIIVAMRHRKKNRREEYRVKLHPSQRKPNLYENSSMCPRIPKKSRQIKNCPIYANLQTARSLQTTHQHPDRRTYVL; encoded by the exons ATGGAAGCTGTACAAAAAGACTACTGGTACTTCGTGGtacttgtttttctctcttttcttaaaG TTGCTGTCCAGCAGCAAGAGGTTGTTACGGTTCGGCTGGAGGAGGGGATGGTTCTGGACTGCTTGTGCCCCTGGACTGGCAACCTCAGCATGGTGTCCTGGACCAAAGTCCCAGACAAGCATCCGGTGGCTGTGTTCCATCCAGAGTTTGGAATTGCTTTTTCTCACCATTACAGAGAGAGAGTAGAGTTTTTGAGGACCACACCGTTGGATGGAAGTATTTCCATTAGAAACGTCACTCATCAGGATATTGGGCTCTACAGTTGTTCTGTTCAGACCTTCCCTCAGGGCCCCTGGAGCAGGAACATTCAGGTGGAGGATTTAG ATGAGCCACCAGAAGAAGACAACGGTACAGAGACCCCTCCCCCAGAGGTGACTGTGGCAGACACAGAGCTGAAAATAGAGCAAAGCCACAACCTGACCATCAAATGTGACCACAAACACAACGGCACCGTCTACCAGGTCATTTTGGAGAGGATGCTTCATGGCAATCCCTGGGGCATTATTGGAGTGTGTAAGAAGGTGGAGGGTGGCCTGGTGTCCGAGGACTACAGCGACAGGGGCAGAGTCGACTGCACCGACAACCTGGATGTCAGTCTGCTCTTGACTGATGTTGCAGAGGAGGACAGTGGTTTCTATCGCTGCACCTTTAACACGGATGTGGGGGTGCAGACCACCACTGTGCATCTCAGTGTTGCTGCTCCAG GTGGATTCAGCCTGTCATTATACATGATGTACATTTACATCGGGGCTGGAGCTGCTGGCCTTGCTCTGCTTATTGCCATCATCATAGTAGCAATGAGGCACAG AAAGAAGAACAGGAGAGAGGAGTACCGAGTCAAACTGCACCCTTCCCAGAGAAAG CCAAACCTCTatgaaaacagcagcatgtGTCCCAGGATCCCAAAGAAGTCCAGACAGATAAAAAACTGCCCGATCTATGCCAACCTGCAGACTGCGCGATCGCTCCAAACTACACATCAACATCCCGATAGGAGAACATACGTGCTGTAA
- the cd226 gene encoding CD226 antigen isoform X2 gives MEAVQKDYWYFVVLVFLSFLKVAVQQQEVVTVRLEEGMVLDCLCPWTGNLSMVSWTKVPDKHPVAVFHPEFGIAFSHHYRERVEFLRTTPLDGSISIRNVTHQDIGLYSCSVQTFPQGPWSRNIQVEDLDEPPEEDNGTETPPPEVTVADTELKIEQSHNLTIKCDHKHNGTVYQVILERMLHGNPWGIIGVCKKVEGGLVSEDYSDRGRVDCTDNLDVSLLLTDVAEEDSGFYRCTFNTDVGVQTTTVHLSVAAPGGFSLSLYMMYIYIGAGAAGLALLIAIIIVAMRHRKKNRREEYRVKLHPSQRKDFPSPDDLTHY, from the exons ATGGAAGCTGTACAAAAAGACTACTGGTACTTCGTGGtacttgtttttctctcttttcttaaaG TTGCTGTCCAGCAGCAAGAGGTTGTTACGGTTCGGCTGGAGGAGGGGATGGTTCTGGACTGCTTGTGCCCCTGGACTGGCAACCTCAGCATGGTGTCCTGGACCAAAGTCCCAGACAAGCATCCGGTGGCTGTGTTCCATCCAGAGTTTGGAATTGCTTTTTCTCACCATTACAGAGAGAGAGTAGAGTTTTTGAGGACCACACCGTTGGATGGAAGTATTTCCATTAGAAACGTCACTCATCAGGATATTGGGCTCTACAGTTGTTCTGTTCAGACCTTCCCTCAGGGCCCCTGGAGCAGGAACATTCAGGTGGAGGATTTAG ATGAGCCACCAGAAGAAGACAACGGTACAGAGACCCCTCCCCCAGAGGTGACTGTGGCAGACACAGAGCTGAAAATAGAGCAAAGCCACAACCTGACCATCAAATGTGACCACAAACACAACGGCACCGTCTACCAGGTCATTTTGGAGAGGATGCTTCATGGCAATCCCTGGGGCATTATTGGAGTGTGTAAGAAGGTGGAGGGTGGCCTGGTGTCCGAGGACTACAGCGACAGGGGCAGAGTCGACTGCACCGACAACCTGGATGTCAGTCTGCTCTTGACTGATGTTGCAGAGGAGGACAGTGGTTTCTATCGCTGCACCTTTAACACGGATGTGGGGGTGCAGACCACCACTGTGCATCTCAGTGTTGCTGCTCCAG GTGGATTCAGCCTGTCATTATACATGATGTACATTTACATCGGGGCTGGAGCTGCTGGCCTTGCTCTGCTTATTGCCATCATCATAGTAGCAATGAGGCACAG AAAGAAGAACAGGAGAGAGGAGTACCGAGTCAAACTGCACCCTTCCCAGAGAAAG GATTTCCCATCACCTGATGACCTGACACACTATTAA